A genomic window from Caldicellulosiruptor kronotskyensis 2002 includes:
- a CDS encoding class II glutamine amidotransferase: MLREGQVRIPSGCAISGFINKKGVRISGTDIINSIAIMKERGNGLGGGFAAYGIYPDRKDWYAFHLFFDDIKAKEDTEHFLNQNFEVLESEVIPTRKVSSIQNAPIVWRYFVKPLEKRLRDTEKTEEDFVVDSVMFINSQIDGAYVFSSGKNMGAFKGVGYPEDIGEFFRIDEYKAYIWTAHSRFPTNTPGWWGGAHPFTLLDWSIVHNGEISSYGTNYRYLEMFGYKCTLRTDTEVMAYLFDLLLRKHKLSVEIAAKALAAPFWSVIDRQDEHEREKLRAIRAVYASCLVNGPFSIILGFSNGILALNDRIKLRPLVAAQKGDFVYVASEEAAIREICKDPEKVWMPKGGEPVYVTLDEGVIV, translated from the coding sequence TTGTTAAGGGAAGGGCAAGTTAGAATTCCGTCTGGTTGTGCTATTTCGGGGTTTATTAATAAAAAGGGTGTTAGAATTTCTGGTACAGACATCATCAATTCCATTGCCATCATGAAAGAAAGAGGAAATGGGCTTGGTGGTGGATTTGCAGCGTATGGAATCTATCCTGACAGAAAAGATTGGTATGCTTTTCATCTATTTTTTGATGATATAAAGGCAAAAGAGGATACAGAGCACTTTTTAAACCAGAACTTTGAGGTATTGGAAAGTGAAGTAATTCCAACAAGAAAGGTTTCAAGCATTCAAAATGCACCAATTGTCTGGAGATATTTTGTAAAGCCACTTGAGAAAAGATTGAGAGATACAGAAAAAACAGAAGAAGATTTTGTTGTTGACAGTGTAATGTTTATAAACAGCCAAATTGACGGTGCGTATGTATTTTCAAGTGGCAAGAACATGGGTGCATTCAAAGGTGTTGGATATCCAGAAGACATAGGCGAGTTTTTCAGGATTGATGAGTACAAGGCATATATCTGGACAGCGCATTCAAGATTTCCAACAAACACGCCAGGCTGGTGGGGCGGAGCTCACCCCTTTACCCTGCTTGACTGGTCAATTGTCCACAATGGCGAGATTTCTTCATATGGAACAAATTATAGATACTTAGAGATGTTCGGTTACAAGTGTACACTTAGGACTGACACTGAGGTTATGGCATACCTTTTTGACCTTCTTTTGAGAAAACACAAGCTTTCTGTTGAGATTGCAGCAAAAGCTTTGGCAGCTCCGTTTTGGAGTGTGATTGATAGACAGGACGAACACGAAAGAGAAAAGCTCAGAGCAATAAGAGCAGTGTATGCATCTTGCTTAGTAAATGGTCCATTTTCGATAATCTTGGGATTTTCAAATGGGATATTAGCTCTTAACGATAGAATAAAACTGCGTCCTCTTGTTGCTGCACAAAAAGGTGATTTTGTATATGTTGCATCAGAAGAGGCAGCAATAAGAGAAATCTGCAAAGACCCAGAAAAGGTCTGGATGCCCAAAGGCGGAGAGCCTGTATATGTTACTTTGGACGAAGGGGTGATAGTATGA
- a CDS encoding glutamate synthase-related protein: MISLYENEFEVVRDETKCIRCKVCVRQCANEVHEYDEEEDRVVADSSKCVACHRCVVMCPTKALTIKKTENAFKENANWTPSYINEIYKQAETGGILLTGMGNDKPIPIYWDRLLINASQVTNPSIDPLREPMELKTFIGRKPDKLEFDENGNLKTKLPPQLELEVPIMFSAMSFGSISLNACESLAAAAVEVGTYWNTGEGGLHQKLYKYKERAIVQCASGRFGVDVDYLNAGAAIEIKIGQGAKPGIGGHLPGEKVGEEVSRTRMIPIGSDAISPAPHHDIYSIEDLRQLIFALKEATNYTKPVGVKIAAVHNVAAIASGIARAGADFITIDGVRGGTGAAPLRIRDNVGIPIELALAAVDSRLREEGIRNQVSIIVAGSIRNSADVVKAIALGADAVYIGTAALISLGCHVCQKCHTGKCNWGIATQDPVLVKRLNPEIGARRAANLLKAWSHEIKEMLGLMGINALESLRGNRLMLRAVGLTEKEMEILGVKHAGEGV; the protein is encoded by the coding sequence ATGATTTCACTATATGAAAATGAGTTTGAGGTTGTAAGGGACGAAACAAAGTGCATTCGCTGTAAAGTGTGTGTAAGACAGTGTGCAAACGAGGTTCATGAATATGATGAAGAGGAAGACAGAGTAGTTGCAGACTCATCAAAGTGTGTTGCATGCCACAGATGTGTTGTTATGTGCCCAACAAAGGCGCTTACTATAAAAAAGACTGAAAATGCATTCAAAGAAAATGCTAACTGGACACCTTCTTATATAAATGAGATATACAAACAGGCAGAGACTGGCGGAATACTTTTAACTGGTATGGGAAATGACAAGCCAATACCAATTTACTGGGATAGACTCTTAATTAACGCAAGCCAGGTTACAAATCCGTCAATTGACCCCTTAAGAGAGCCAATGGAGCTGAAAACCTTTATTGGCAGAAAACCTGACAAGCTTGAGTTTGACGAAAATGGCAATCTAAAAACAAAGCTTCCGCCACAGCTTGAATTAGAGGTACCTATAATGTTTTCTGCAATGTCGTTTGGTTCTATTTCACTAAACGCTTGCGAGTCTTTGGCAGCAGCAGCTGTTGAAGTGGGAACATATTGGAACACAGGCGAAGGAGGACTTCATCAAAAGCTTTACAAATACAAAGAAAGAGCAATTGTTCAGTGCGCATCAGGAAGATTTGGTGTTGACGTTGACTATTTGAACGCAGGTGCGGCAATTGAGATAAAGATTGGTCAGGGTGCAAAGCCAGGAATTGGCGGGCATTTGCCTGGTGAAAAGGTTGGTGAAGAGGTATCAAGAACAAGAATGATTCCAATTGGCTCTGATGCTATTTCACCAGCTCCGCACCATGATATTTACTCAATTGAGGATTTGCGCCAGCTCATCTTTGCTTTAAAAGAGGCTACAAACTATACAAAACCTGTTGGTGTTAAAATTGCAGCTGTTCACAACGTTGCGGCAATTGCCTCTGGTATTGCAAGAGCAGGTGCTGACTTTATCACAATCGATGGTGTGAGAGGTGGCACAGGCGCAGCACCGCTCAGAATTAGAGACAATGTTGGTATTCCAATAGAACTTGCCTTAGCAGCTGTTGACTCAAGACTCAGAGAAGAAGGAATTAGAAATCAGGTATCAATCATTGTTGCAGGTTCAATTAGAAACAGTGCAGATGTTGTGAAGGCTATAGCACTTGGTGCTGATGCGGTCTACATTGGAACAGCAGCACTAATTTCATTGGGATGCCATGTTTGCCAGAAGTGCCACACAGGTAAATGCAACTGGGGTATTGCAACACAGGACCCTGTTTTGGTAAAAAGACTCAATCCTGAGATTGGAGCAAGAAGAGCAGCAAACCTTTTGAAGGCTTGGAGCCATGAGATAAAAGAGATGTTGGGCTTGATGGGAATAAATGCTCTGGAGAGTTTGAGAGGAAACAGGCTGATGCTCAGAGCAGTTGGACTTACAGAGAAAGAGATGGAGATTTTAGGTGTCAAGCATGCAGGAGAGGGGGTATAG
- a CDS encoding 4Fe-4S dicluster domain-containing protein yields the protein MAKKIFPKEDVCVGCHLCEVYCVYAHSKYKKPNIKAHELVKLYIKHKDSKPTPKILIEEKSGTWTTFALQCRHCDDAPCTKACITGAMKRLEDGRIICDEEKCVGCWSCIMACPHGAVRRGENKKAASKCDLCLELGEPACVKNCPNEALEVKEV from the coding sequence TTGGCAAAAAAGATTTTCCCGAAAGAAGATGTGTGTGTAGGGTGTCACCTGTGCGAGGTTTACTGTGTGTATGCTCACTCTAAATACAAAAAACCAAATATAAAGGCTCATGAGCTTGTAAAGCTTTATATAAAACATAAGGATTCAAAACCAACACCGAAAATTTTAATTGAAGAGAAAAGCGGAACATGGACCACATTTGCCCTGCAGTGCAGGCACTGCGATGACGCTCCATGTACAAAGGCATGTATCACAGGTGCAATGAAGAGGCTTGAAGATGGTAGGATAATCTGTGATGAGGAAAAGTGTGTTGGGTGCTGGTCATGTATAATGGCATGCCCGCATGGTGCAGTAAGGCGCGGGGAGAACAAAAAAGCAGCGTCTAAATGTGATTTGTGTTTAGAGCTGGGCGAGCCTGCGTGCGTCAAAAACTGTCCAAACGAGGCCCTTGAAGTCAAAGAGGTCTAA
- a CDS encoding NAD(P)/FAD-dependent oxidoreductase, producing the protein MKYVIIGNSVAACGCIEAIRKVDTQNPIVVISDEKYRVYSRPLISYYLGGKVDESKMYIRDEDYYEKNKVETKLGKKAVAVDFKSREVILDDGEKVKYDKLLIATGGKPFVPPTKGFELKNVFTFIKFDDVKAIDEAIKSGAKKAVVIGAGLSGLKAAEALIKRNLDVTVVELANRILGSILDLEASRIVQSELEKHGIVFKLETSVDEIIGDGKVEKVKLKNGEVLDCDIVVFAIGVVPNIDFLKGTELKINRGIVVNNKMETNIQDVYAAGDCAEGYDFVFEQQRVIPIWPNAYNQGETAGYNMAGVERTFDRGFPMNSIGFFDVHMITAGIVVPNSDDIEVLVKHDKEKNAYRKIYLKNGRVVGFMFINSIDRAGMITNMIKEGFNVESIKHRLLDEDFGYLDLPKEIRQEKILGGAKA; encoded by the coding sequence ATGAAATATGTTATAATAGGCAATTCTGTTGCTGCGTGCGGATGTATTGAAGCTATAAGAAAGGTTGACACTCAAAACCCTATTGTTGTTATATCAGATGAAAAGTACAGGGTATATTCAAGACCACTCATTTCTTACTACCTTGGTGGGAAAGTTGACGAGAGCAAGATGTATATCAGAGATGAGGACTACTATGAGAAAAACAAGGTAGAAACAAAGCTTGGCAAAAAAGCGGTAGCAGTTGATTTCAAAAGCAGAGAAGTTATACTTGACGATGGAGAAAAAGTAAAATACGACAAGCTCCTTATTGCAACAGGTGGAAAGCCATTCGTGCCACCTACAAAGGGGTTTGAACTCAAAAATGTGTTTACATTCATAAAGTTTGATGATGTAAAAGCAATAGATGAGGCTATAAAAAGCGGTGCAAAAAAGGCGGTAGTCATTGGTGCGGGACTGAGCGGACTCAAAGCAGCAGAAGCGCTTATCAAAAGGAATTTAGATGTAACTGTTGTTGAGCTTGCAAATAGGATTTTAGGTTCTATTCTGGATTTGGAGGCATCAAGAATAGTTCAAAGTGAGCTTGAAAAACATGGTATAGTTTTCAAACTCGAAACATCTGTTGATGAGATAATAGGCGATGGCAAGGTTGAAAAAGTAAAGCTCAAAAATGGTGAGGTTTTAGATTGTGATATAGTTGTGTTTGCAATAGGTGTTGTGCCAAATATTGACTTTTTGAAGGGAACAGAGCTTAAGATCAACCGCGGAATTGTTGTAAACAACAAAATGGAAACAAATATACAAGATGTGTATGCTGCAGGGGATTGTGCAGAAGGATACGACTTTGTATTTGAGCAGCAAAGGGTAATTCCAATCTGGCCAAATGCTTATAATCAAGGTGAGACAGCAGGGTATAACATGGCAGGGGTTGAGAGGACATTTGACAGAGGATTTCCAATGAACTCAATAGGATTTTTTGATGTTCACATGATAACAGCAGGGATTGTTGTGCCAAACTCTGATGATATAGAAGTTTTGGTAAAACATGATAAGGAAAAAAATGCTTACAGAAAGATATATCTTAAAAATGGTAGAGTTGTTGGCTTTATGTTTATAAACTCAATTGACAGAGCTGGTATGATAACTAATATGATAAAAGAAGGCTTTAACGTTGAGAGTATAAAACACAGGCTTCTTGACGAGGACTTTGGATATTTAGATTTGCCAAAGGAAATAAGGCAAGAGAAGATTTTAGGGGGTGCAAAAGCTTAA
- a CDS encoding GltB/FmdC/FwdC-like GXGXG domain-containing protein, whose protein sequence is MNLHKLTIDAKGIHYKELNEMIENALNEGYKEVDLINVNGQRYIGDGLTFPDRKLNIYGTPGNDMAAFMNGLTIEVFANGQDGIGNTMNAGKIIVHGSAGDIIGYGMRGGEIFIKGDVGYRVGIHMKEYQDKIPVLVVGGKAGDFLGEYMAGGRIIVLGLTLKDGEPITGLYCGTGMHGGIMYLRGEVQTYQLGKEVKVVDMEDEDYKFIDKYITEFVKLFGYSKEYIMSKPFYKLIPYNKRPYGKLYAY, encoded by the coding sequence ATGAATCTTCATAAGCTTACCATAGATGCAAAAGGCATACATTACAAGGAATTGAATGAGATGATAGAAAATGCTTTGAATGAAGGGTATAAAGAGGTAGATTTGATAAACGTAAACGGCCAGCGCTACATTGGCGATGGATTGACATTCCCGGATAGAAAACTTAACATCTATGGCACCCCTGGAAACGATATGGCTGCATTCATGAACGGACTTACAATTGAGGTGTTTGCAAATGGTCAGGATGGTATTGGAAACACCATGAATGCGGGCAAAATAATAGTACATGGTTCTGCAGGGGATATTATAGGCTATGGAATGCGAGGTGGCGAGATTTTCATAAAAGGCGATGTTGGCTACAGAGTTGGAATTCACATGAAGGAGTATCAAGACAAGATTCCTGTGTTGGTAGTTGGTGGGAAAGCAGGAGATTTTCTTGGCGAGTACATGGCAGGTGGAAGGATAATTGTTTTAGGTCTTACATTGAAAGATGGTGAGCCAATCACTGGTCTTTACTGTGGAACTGGTATGCATGGTGGTATTATGTATCTTCGCGGAGAGGTTCAGACATATCAGCTTGGCAAAGAAGTAAAAGTTGTTGATATGGAAGATGAAGATTATAAATTTATTGACAAATATATTACAGAGTTTGTAAAACTTTTTGGATATAGCAAGGAGTATATAATGTCAAAGCCGTTTTATAAGCTAATTCCTTACAACAAACGCCCATATGGAAAGCTGTACGCTTATTAA
- a CDS encoding HD domain-containing protein, with translation MDSIDLIALEMIKYFKNDVRRINHALKVFSFARLIGKAEGLDGKKQYILEAAALLHDIGIKVCEQKYGSTAGHLQEIEGPEVAKEILSHIDVEKDKIERILFLIGNHHSYSKIDDIDFQILVEADFLVNIHEDSMDVETIKSIKHKYFKTKMGLFMLEKMFEV, from the coding sequence ATGGACTCTATTGATTTAATTGCCTTAGAGATGATAAAATATTTCAAAAATGATGTGAGAAGAATAAACCATGCGCTCAAAGTATTTTCATTTGCAAGACTGATTGGAAAGGCGGAAGGTTTGGACGGCAAAAAACAGTATATTTTAGAAGCTGCTGCACTTTTGCATGATATTGGGATTAAGGTGTGTGAGCAAAAATATGGCTCAACAGCAGGTCATCTGCAAGAGATTGAAGGACCAGAGGTTGCAAAAGAAATTTTGTCGCACATAGATGTTGAAAAAGATAAAATTGAGAGGATTCTTTTTCTTATCGGCAATCATCATTCATATTCAAAGATAGATGACATTGACTTTCAAATCCTTGTTGAAGCAGATTTTCTTGTAAATATACATGAAGACTCTATGGACGTCGAAACAATAAAGAGTATAAAGCACAAATACTTCAAAACAAAGATGGGACTTTTCATGCTTGAAAAGATGTTTGAAGTATGA
- a CDS encoding L-lactate permease, which yields MDLFLSVLPILLVLFLLIFAKKTADVAGLVGWVATALIAILYFKTSFDVVLKSSIMGFLAALPVSLVVVTSILQLNVMESAGAMRRIIVFVKGLSKDDKVFQALILNVGFGTFLAATGAVPVTVLPPILIGLGYSTFAAIALSAVGFDALCTYALLGTPLVVFSQIANVDLITAARYFLPFVGVVSFTISLAMLFIIGNSKFVKRGFVPAIIVGLTSYAAAELAILVKAPVITGIFAGILIMLVMMVILKLLGKRVYDSSHFTEEDRKVEKTMGIIKATSPWILLVVFILITNLITPIREFLYDKLSMPIEVMKGPKIKPIFTRVIWQSYTWILLSTIISIFIFKMNGKQLKSVWEKTKSRIPKPFWSSTVFFLMAYVMMYSGYQKTQNGYELLKRTHNIVYVLAEYSAKGFKNIYAFIAPYLGILGGFITGTETSTIAMFAKYTIETSNLLELSPLLMVAAVAFGGGLASGISPSKLQNAAAAIDAIGAESKVLRTTLVISLIMAFITGIISFLLRGYAIQ from the coding sequence ATGGATTTATTTTTAAGTGTCTTGCCAATTTTACTTGTCTTATTTCTTCTCATCTTTGCAAAGAAGACTGCAGACGTTGCAGGGCTTGTCGGATGGGTGGCAACAGCTTTGATTGCCATTTTGTATTTTAAAACCTCATTTGATGTTGTTCTAAAATCATCTATTATGGGCTTTTTAGCAGCACTTCCTGTATCCTTAGTTGTTGTCACATCAATCCTGCAGCTCAATGTAATGGAGTCAGCAGGTGCGATGAGAAGAATTATTGTATTTGTAAAAGGTTTGTCAAAGGATGACAAAGTGTTTCAGGCACTTATTTTGAACGTGGGATTTGGGACCTTTCTGGCAGCAACCGGAGCTGTTCCTGTGACTGTGCTTCCACCAATTTTGATTGGGCTTGGTTATTCTACCTTTGCTGCAATTGCCCTGTCTGCAGTCGGGTTTGATGCGCTGTGTACATATGCTCTTCTTGGCACACCTTTGGTTGTATTTTCACAGATTGCAAATGTGGATTTGATAACAGCTGCAAGGTACTTTTTGCCGTTTGTTGGAGTTGTTTCGTTTACAATATCACTTGCAATGCTTTTTATAATTGGAAATAGCAAGTTTGTAAAAAGAGGGTTTGTGCCTGCCATAATTGTTGGGCTTACATCTTATGCAGCAGCAGAACTTGCAATTTTGGTAAAAGCGCCAGTTATTACTGGTATTTTCGCAGGAATCCTAATAATGCTTGTTATGATGGTAATTCTCAAACTTCTTGGCAAAAGAGTATATGACTCAAGCCATTTTACAGAGGAAGATAGAAAAGTTGAAAAGACAATGGGGATAATAAAAGCAACATCTCCGTGGATACTGCTGGTTGTCTTTATTCTCATTACAAATCTCATTACTCCTATAAGAGAATTTTTGTATGACAAACTTTCAATGCCGATTGAAGTAATGAAAGGACCAAAAATAAAGCCCATTTTCACAAGAGTAATCTGGCAGTCGTACACATGGATATTGCTCTCAACAATTATTTCAATCTTCATCTTCAAGATGAATGGCAAGCAACTGAAGAGTGTATGGGAAAAGACAAAATCAAGAATTCCAAAACCGTTCTGGTCTTCAACAGTGTTTTTCCTGATGGCTTATGTCATGATGTACTCAGGCTATCAAAAGACACAAAATGGCTATGAACTTTTGAAAAGGACGCACAACATTGTTTATGTGCTTGCAGAATATTCGGCAAAGGGATTCAAAAACATATATGCTTTTATTGCTCCATATTTGGGCATCTTAGGCGGTTTCATTACAGGTACTGAAACATCTACCATTGCCATGTTTGCAAAGTATACCATTGAAACCTCAAACTTGCTTGAGCTGTCTCCACTTTTGATGGTTGCAGCAGTGGCTTTCGGTGGTGGGCTTGCCTCTGGGATATCACCGTCAAAGCTTCAAAATGCAGCTGCTGCAATTGATGCAATTGGCGCGGAGTCAAAGGTCTTGAGAACAACCCTGGTAATTTCCCTTATTATGGCGTTTATTACTGGGATAATAAGTTTTCTGTTAAGAGGGTATGCAATTCAATAA
- a CDS encoding ISLre2-like element ISCbe4 family transposase, which produces MTENIVSKIEELLKTFEEGLEKIVKREKDLAEYSIELKKQLDLIGKEMIKEVCELIDESLKVNEERKKRYEVVRRDKRGLKTIFGDIEYERTYYKDKEGKGYVYLVDIVLGIERYQRIDNAVKGAIIERVVDMSYEKAAKEVLGEDRISRQSVMNILKGIDSKELDEIQHSKSVRGEKKVVKELYIEADEDHISLQNGKKEIAKLAYINTGYKEEKGVVIRKELKDLHYFSSVKEDADDFWAKVGKYIEENFEVEKIENIYLLGDGANWIKKGLEWIDGAEFVLDKFHLTKEIMKIAGGDRKLFNEILKALREKDRERFEALVKEKMEEVKEDELAKRRIKKGRRYILSHWDNIVLEAANVNIKGCSAEGHVSHVLAERMSSRPRGWSEDIAETMVKLLSLKYNGFELMNVYLEKIKAKKAERQEVKEIAKGIIKNGKRVRKGTEKWNNIPVIANGKVNQLRRALKSLISCSFYNAGMF; this is translated from the coding sequence ATGACTGAAAATATTGTATCAAAAATAGAAGAACTTTTAAAGACTTTTGAGGAAGGATTAGAGAAGATAGTGAAAAGGGAGAAGGATTTAGCGGAATATTCAATTGAACTTAAGAAGCAGTTAGACCTGATAGGCAAGGAGATGATAAAGGAAGTATGTGAACTTATAGATGAATCATTGAAAGTAAACGAAGAGAGGAAGAAGAGGTATGAGGTTGTGAGGAGAGACAAGAGGGGTTTAAAGACAATATTTGGTGATATTGAATATGAGAGAACATATTACAAAGATAAGGAAGGCAAAGGATATGTTTATTTAGTTGATATAGTTTTAGGGATAGAGAGATATCAAAGGATAGACAATGCGGTAAAGGGAGCGATAATAGAGAGAGTAGTAGACATGTCATATGAGAAGGCAGCAAAGGAAGTATTAGGGGAGGATAGGATTAGTAGACAAAGTGTAATGAATATTTTGAAAGGGATAGATAGTAAAGAATTAGATGAAATCCAGCATAGCAAGAGTGTAAGAGGAGAGAAGAAAGTTGTAAAAGAGCTTTATATAGAGGCGGATGAAGACCATATTTCATTACAGAATGGGAAGAAAGAGATAGCGAAGCTTGCTTACATAAATACGGGATATAAGGAAGAGAAGGGCGTTGTTATTAGGAAGGAATTAAAGGATTTGCATTATTTTAGCAGTGTAAAAGAGGATGCAGATGATTTTTGGGCAAAAGTGGGTAAGTATATTGAAGAGAATTTTGAAGTTGAGAAGATAGAAAACATATATCTTTTAGGAGATGGAGCTAATTGGATAAAGAAGGGATTAGAGTGGATAGATGGAGCGGAATTTGTATTAGATAAGTTTCACTTAACGAAGGAGATAATGAAAATAGCAGGAGGGGATAGAAAATTATTTAATGAGATTTTGAAAGCATTAAGAGAGAAGGATAGAGAGAGATTTGAGGCATTAGTAAAAGAAAAGATGGAGGAGGTTAAAGAAGATGAGTTAGCTAAGAGGAGGATAAAGAAGGGAAGGAGATACATACTTTCGCACTGGGATAATATAGTATTAGAAGCAGCGAATGTTAATATAAAGGGATGTAGTGCAGAAGGGCATGTAAGTCATGTATTAGCAGAGAGGATGAGTTCAAGACCAAGAGGATGGAGTGAAGATATAGCAGAGACCATGGTAAAGTTATTGAGTTTAAAATACAATGGTTTTGAACTTATGAATGTATATTTAGAGAAGATAAAAGCCAAGAAAGCAGAAAGGCAAGAAGTTAAAGAAATAGCAAAAGGAATTATAAAGAACGGGAAAAGAGTACGAAAAGGTACGGAAAAGTGGAATAATATACCAGTTATAGCAAATGGCAAAGTTAACCAGTTACGAAGAGCATTAAAGTCTTTGATTAGTTGTAGCTTCTATAATGCAGGTATGTTCTAA